From [Clostridium] symbiosum, a single genomic window includes:
- the hprK gene encoding HPr(Ser) kinase/phosphatase → MYGVTITELIEKLGLRNMTMELDTDAIVLVHPDVNRPALQLTGFFDHFDKDRVQIIGYVEHAYLDKLSAERRHEVYDALISSQIPCLLYSRGMMPDEDVLELCNHYEVPCMVSEKTTSDLMAEIIRWLNVKLAPMISIHGVLVDVFGEGVLIMGESGIGKSEAALELIKRGHRLVSDDVVEIRRVSDETLIGSAPDITRHFIELRGIGIIDVKTLFGVESVKDTQSIDMVIKLEEWDREREYDRLGMEDQYTEFLGNKVVCHSIPIRPGRNLAIIVESAAVNYRQKKMGYNAARELYNRVQANLARKD, encoded by the coding sequence ATGTATGGAGTTACGATTACGGAACTGATAGAGAAACTGGGGCTTCGAAATATGACAATGGAGCTGGATACCGACGCGATTGTGCTGGTACATCCGGATGTAAATCGTCCGGCTTTGCAGCTGACCGGCTTTTTTGACCATTTTGACAAAGACCGTGTCCAGATCATCGGGTATGTGGAGCACGCATATCTTGATAAGCTGTCGGCGGAGCGCCGCCATGAGGTTTACGATGCCCTGATTTCCAGCCAGATCCCCTGCCTTCTTTACAGCCGGGGCATGATGCCGGATGAAGATGTGCTGGAGCTCTGCAACCATTATGAAGTTCCATGCATGGTTTCGGAGAAGACGACATCGGATCTGATGGCGGAAATCATCCGCTGGCTCAATGTTAAGCTGGCTCCGATGATCAGCATCCACGGGGTGCTGGTGGACGTATTCGGAGAGGGTGTTTTGATTATGGGCGAGAGCGGGATCGGAAAGAGCGAGGCCGCCCTGGAGCTGATTAAGAGGGGACACCGTCTTGTCAGCGACGATGTGGTGGAGATACGGCGCGTCAGCGATGAGACGCTGATCGGTTCTGCGCCCGACATCACCAGGCATTTTATTGAACTTCGCGGCATAGGTATCATTGACGTGAAAACACTGTTCGGTGTTGAGAGTGTTAAGGATACCCAGTCCATCGACATGGTAATCAAACTGGAAGAGTGGGACAGAGAGAGAGAGTATGACAGGCTGGGAATGGAAGACCAGTATACGGAATTCCTCGGCAACAAGGTAGTCTGCCATTCAATCCCGATCCGCCCGGGCAGAAATCTTGCCATTATCGTGGAATCGGCGGCTGTCAACTACAGACAGAAGAAGATGGGGTATAATGCGGCCAGGGAGCTTTACAACCGCGTCCAGGCCAACCTCGCGAGAAAAGATTGA
- the murB gene encoding UDP-N-acetylmuramate dehydrogenase encodes MNDFFERLRLAAGDGRVKKDEMMSGHTTFRVGGPASYFVSPDGDEALKNVLLLCQEEQMPYYILGNGSNLLVSDRGYNGVMILMGESFSEIREEEPCEITAGAGALLSRIAKEAMERSLTGFEFAAGIPGTLGGAAVMNAGAYDGEMKDVLKSVRVMEKSGRILTLTRDELDLGYRHSCIPEREYTVLSAVISLKKGDKEKIQEKMAELAKKRRDKQPLEYPSAGSTFKRPAGYFAGKLIDDAGMRGCREGGAQVSEKHCGFVINRGDATAEDIRSLCRIVQRKVKETSGVDLETEVRMIGWE; translated from the coding sequence ATGAATGATTTTTTTGAGAGACTTCGCCTGGCGGCAGGAGACGGCCGGGTGAAAAAAGACGAGATGATGAGCGGGCATACCACGTTCCGCGTGGGAGGGCCGGCATCCTATTTCGTGTCGCCGGACGGTGATGAGGCGCTGAAAAACGTGCTTCTTCTCTGCCAGGAGGAACAGATGCCGTATTATATACTTGGCAACGGAAGCAATCTTTTAGTAAGTGACAGGGGCTACAACGGCGTCATGATTCTGATGGGAGAGAGCTTTTCGGAGATCCGGGAGGAGGAGCCGTGTGAGATTACGGCCGGCGCCGGGGCGTTGCTTTCCAGGATTGCCAAAGAGGCAATGGAGCGTTCGCTGACCGGTTTTGAATTTGCAGCCGGAATTCCGGGTACGTTAGGCGGCGCGGCGGTCATGAATGCAGGAGCCTATGACGGAGAGATGAAGGATGTCTTAAAGTCGGTCAGGGTCATGGAGAAATCGGGCAGGATTCTTACTCTTACCAGAGATGAACTGGATCTGGGTTACCGTCATAGCTGTATCCCGGAGAGGGAATACACCGTCCTTTCCGCTGTTATTTCCCTGAAGAAGGGTGATAAGGAGAAAATTCAGGAAAAAATGGCGGAACTGGCGAAAAAAAGGCGCGACAAGCAGCCGCTTGAGTATCCAAGCGCGGGAAGCACTTTCAAAAGGCCGGCCGGGTATTTTGCCGGGAAGCTGATAGACGATGCGGGAATGCGTGGCTGCCGCGAGGGCGGCGCACAGGTTTCTGAGAAACACTGCGGCTTTGTCATCAACCGCGGGGATGCTACGGCGGAAGATATCCGTTCCCTGTGCCGTATAGTGCAGAGGAAAGTGAAAGAGACATCAGGGGTGGACCTGGAGACGGAAGTACGCATGATAGGCTGGGAGTAA
- the rapZ gene encoding RNase adapter RapZ, translating to MRLVIVTGMSGAGKTAALKMLEDMGFYCVDNLPIPLVGKFAELVESSSGDIRSGALGIDVRSGEELCELEKTLCEWDRLKFPYEILFLDASDEILIKRYKETRRSHPLAGTQRLDRGIAKEREKLKFLKIRADYILDTSKLLTRELKVELEKIFVDHERFSSLFVTVLSFGFKYGIPSDADLVFDVRFLPNPYYDDALRYLTGNEEAVQEFVKQGGTADIFLDKLYDMIGFLLPYYVQEGKNQLVVAVGCTGGKHRSVTIANMLYDKLESHRDIGLKIEHRDIENDSKVKK from the coding sequence ATGCGGCTTGTAATTGTTACCGGAATGTCGGGAGCAGGGAAGACAGCGGCTCTCAAAATGCTTGAAGATATGGGATTTTACTGCGTTGATAACCTTCCGATCCCGCTTGTCGGCAAGTTTGCCGAACTGGTGGAGAGCAGCAGCGGAGACATCAGGAGCGGCGCTCTGGGCATCGACGTCAGGAGCGGTGAGGAGCTGTGCGAACTTGAAAAGACGCTGTGTGAATGGGATCGGCTCAAATTTCCCTATGAGATACTGTTTCTGGATGCCAGCGATGAAATTCTGATTAAGAGATATAAAGAGACAAGAAGATCACACCCTCTGGCAGGCACCCAGCGGCTGGACCGCGGAATTGCCAAAGAGAGGGAGAAACTGAAATTTTTAAAAATACGGGCGGATTACATATTGGATACCAGCAAGCTTCTGACAAGGGAGCTGAAGGTAGAGCTTGAGAAAATTTTTGTGGACCATGAAAGATTTTCCAGTCTGTTCGTAACCGTGCTGAGTTTTGGATTTAAATATGGAATTCCTTCCGATGCGGATCTCGTTTTCGACGTCCGTTTCCTTCCGAATCCTTACTATGACGATGCTCTCCGTTACCTCACCGGTAACGAAGAGGCGGTCCAGGAATTCGTGAAGCAGGGAGGAACTGCCGATATTTTCCTTGATAAGCTTTATGATATGATTGGCTTTCTTCTGCCATACTATGTCCAGGAGGGGAAAAACCAGCTGGTCGTCGCCGTCGGCTGTACCGGAGGCAAACACCGCTCCGTCACCATCGCAAACATGCTGTATGATAAGCTTGAAAGCCACAGGGATATCGGACTTAAGATAGAACACAGGGACATTGAAAACGATAGTAAGGTTAAGAAATAG
- the whiA gene encoding DNA-binding protein WhiA, with protein sequence MSFSSRVKEELSRQISSARHCQIAEIAAILSLCGKVHIDEEDHYSIRIHTENVAVARKYFTLLKKAFNIGTDISIRRNAFLKKNRTYTVVIRKHEDAIRVLEACKLLDEHGEVWENLSVVKNLVVQNPCCRRAFIRGAFLAAGSISDPEKFYHFEIVCASMEKAEQLRALIATFSIDAKIVVRKKYFVVYIKEGSQIVEILGVMEAHVALMDLENIRILKEMRNSVNRQVNCETANINKTVSAAVKQLGDITYIRDTVGLDYLPETLAEIAEVRLDRPDATLKELGESLDPQVGKSGVNHRLRKISTIAENLRAQKEQV encoded by the coding sequence ATGTCATTTTCTTCCCGGGTGAAAGAGGAACTGTCCCGGCAGATAAGTTCTGCCAGACACTGTCAGATAGCGGAAATTGCCGCTATCTTAAGCCTGTGCGGCAAAGTTCACATTGATGAAGAGGATCATTACAGCATCCGTATCCACACGGAAAATGTGGCGGTTGCGAGAAAATACTTTACATTATTGAAAAAAGCATTTAATATAGGAACTGATATTTCTATCCGGAGAAATGCATTCCTGAAAAAGAACAGAACCTATACGGTGGTAATACGGAAACACGAAGACGCGATCCGTGTCCTGGAGGCCTGCAAGCTTCTGGATGAACACGGGGAAGTGTGGGAGAATTTATCTGTAGTAAAGAATCTGGTAGTCCAGAATCCATGCTGCCGCAGAGCGTTTATCAGGGGAGCATTTCTGGCGGCGGGCTCCATCAGTGATCCGGAGAAGTTCTATCATTTTGAAATTGTCTGCGCTTCGATGGAGAAGGCGGAACAGCTCAGAGCCTTGATAGCAACTTTCTCAATTGATGCGAAAATAGTTGTCAGGAAGAAGTATTTTGTGGTATATATAAAAGAAGGAAGTCAGATTGTGGAGATTCTTGGCGTGATGGAAGCACATGTAGCCCTGATGGATCTGGAGAATATCAGGATTTTGAAGGAGATGAGAAACAGTGTGAACCGCCAGGTGAACTGCGAGACGGCCAATATTAACAAAACAGTTTCGGCTGCCGTAAAGCAGCTGGGGGATATTACGTACATCCGGGATACAGTGGGGCTTGACTATCTGCCGGAAACACTGGCGGAGATTGCTGAGGTCAGGCTGGACAGGCCGGATGCGACGCTAAAAGAATTAGGAGAGAGCCTGGATCCCCAGGTGGGTAAATCCGGAGTAAACCATCGGCTTAGAAAGATCAGTACAATCGCAGAAAACCTGAGAGCTCAGAAGGAACAGGTATAA
- a CDS encoding HPr family phosphocarrier protein, which translates to MKSKEITIQLESGLEARPAAMLVQVASQYSSSIYLIDGDKNINAKSIMGMMTLTLQAGEEVRVQAEGEDEDTAIEGIEKYLTNS; encoded by the coding sequence ATGAAGAGTAAGGAAATCACAATTCAACTTGAATCAGGTCTGGAAGCAAGACCGGCCGCTATGCTTGTTCAGGTTGCCAGCCAGTATTCCAGCAGCATCTATCTGATAGATGGAGACAAAAATATCAATGCCAAAAGTATTATGGGCATGATGACTCTCACTCTGCAGGCGGGCGAGGAAGTCAGGGTGCAGGCCGAGGGCGAGGATGAAGATACGGCAATTGAAGGAATAGAAAAATATCTGACGAACAGTTAA
- a CDS encoding DNA polymerase III subunit alpha — MAFTHLHVHTEYSLLDASSKIKELTARAKELGMDSLAITDHGVMYGVIDFYRAAREVGIKPIIGCEIYVAPGSRLDRENVNGEDRYYHLILLAENNVGYQNLMKIVSKGFVEGFYYKPRVDYEVLSRFSEGIICLSACLGGEVQRYLSRGMYEEACKSALRYQEIFGKGNFFLELQDHGIPAQKTVNQGLLRMSQELDIPLTATNDCHYIYKEDVESHDILLCIQTGKKVADENRMRYEGGQFYLKSEEEMRNIFPYAADALDNTHKIAERCNVEIEFGVTKLPQFDVPEGYTSWEYLQKLCFDGFHKHYPDDDGTLRERLEYELGVIKSMGYVDYFLIVWDFIHFAKVHDIMVGPGRGSAAGSIVAYSLGITDIDPIRYQLLFERFLNPERVSMPDIDIDFCFERRQEVIDYVVSKYGKDRVVQIVTFGTLAAKGVVRDVGRVLDMPYAKCDSIAKMIPGDLGMTLDKALKASPDLRNAYQEDEEVKYLIDMSRRLEGLPRHTSMHAAGVVISKASVDEYVPLSRAADGSITTQFTMTTLEELGLLKMDFLGLRTLTVIQNAVRLAERTCNKTIDLYQIDYNDKNVLNSIGTGKNDGVFQLESSGMKSFMKELKPENLEDIIAGISLYRPGPMDFIPRYLKGKNDKESITYECPQLEPILAPTYGCIVYQEQVMQIVRDLAGYTLGRSDLVRRAMSKKKGSVMEKERQNFVYGNEEEGVKGCIANGIDEKTANHIYDEMIDFAKYAFNKSHAAAYAVVSYQTAYLKYYYPVEFMAALMTSVKDNVSKVSEYIMACRQMGMKIVPPDINEGEGGFSVSGGSIRYGLSAIKSIGQSVVEEIVREREERGYYKSLEDFVDRMSSKEVNKRTLESFIKSGAMDSLPGTRKQKFLVSAQLLDQKNKEKKNSMEGQMSMFDIVAEEEKEDFQITFPNVGEYTKEELLAFEKEMLGVYISGHPMEAYISLWEKNVTAKTSDFIVDEETGEAEIRDGAFVTIGGMVTAKTVKTTRNNKMMAFVTIEDLAGSVEVLVFPRDYEKKRQFLEQDAKIFITGKASIGDDPVGKLICEQVIPFDAVPREVWLQYPDKETYFSSEQDLLNMLRGYEGSDQVIVYLGKEKAKKALPRNWNVEAKEELLAALREKLGEKNVKVIEKTIDKAVRR; from the coding sequence GTGGCATTTACTCATCTGCATGTGCATACGGAATACAGTCTGCTGGATGCGTCCAGTAAGATTAAGGAACTGACAGCCAGGGCCAAAGAACTGGGAATGGACAGCCTGGCTATCACTGATCATGGCGTTATGTACGGAGTGATCGATTTTTACAGGGCTGCCAGGGAAGTGGGCATCAAGCCGATTATCGGCTGCGAGATTTATGTGGCGCCGGGCTCACGTCTGGATCGTGAGAATGTGAACGGGGAGGATCGGTATTACCACCTGATTCTCCTGGCGGAAAATAATGTGGGCTATCAGAACCTGATGAAGATTGTTTCAAAAGGTTTTGTGGAAGGTTTTTATTATAAACCGAGAGTTGATTATGAGGTGTTAAGCCGGTTCAGCGAGGGGATTATCTGCCTCAGCGCCTGTCTGGGCGGTGAGGTGCAGCGTTACCTCTCCCGCGGGATGTATGAGGAGGCGTGCAAATCGGCCCTCAGATACCAGGAGATTTTCGGAAAAGGGAACTTTTTCCTGGAGCTTCAGGATCACGGGATACCCGCCCAGAAAACGGTGAACCAGGGGCTTTTACGCATGAGCCAGGAACTGGATATTCCGCTGACCGCCACAAACGACTGCCATTACATTTATAAAGAAGACGTGGAATCACACGATATTCTGCTCTGTATCCAGACGGGAAAGAAAGTGGCCGATGAAAACAGGATGAGGTACGAGGGCGGCCAGTTTTACTTAAAATCGGAGGAGGAGATGAGGAATATCTTCCCATACGCCGCCGATGCACTGGACAATACCCATAAGATAGCTGAGCGCTGTAACGTGGAAATCGAGTTCGGCGTGACGAAGCTGCCCCAGTTCGACGTGCCGGAGGGATACACCTCATGGGAGTATCTGCAGAAGCTCTGTTTTGACGGGTTTCACAAACATTACCCGGACGACGACGGAACGCTTAGGGAGAGGCTCGAATATGAGCTGGGCGTCATAAAGTCCATGGGATATGTGGACTATTTCCTGATCGTCTGGGATTTTATCCATTTTGCAAAAGTACATGATATCATGGTCGGACCGGGGCGCGGCTCTGCGGCCGGAAGTATCGTGGCATACAGCCTGGGCATTACCGATATTGATCCCATCCGCTATCAGCTTCTCTTTGAACGTTTCCTGAACCCGGAGAGAGTCTCGATGCCTGATATTGATATCGACTTCTGTTTCGAGCGCAGGCAGGAAGTTATTGATTACGTGGTGAGCAAATATGGCAAGGACAGGGTGGTGCAGATTGTCACCTTCGGTACGCTGGCCGCCAAGGGTGTGGTCCGCGACGTCGGACGTGTGCTGGATATGCCCTATGCCAAGTGCGACTCGATTGCCAAGATGATACCGGGCGACCTGGGAATGACGCTGGACAAGGCGTTAAAAGCCAGCCCCGATCTCCGCAATGCCTATCAGGAGGACGAGGAGGTTAAATACCTGATCGACATGAGCCGGAGGCTGGAGGGACTCCCAAGGCATACTTCCATGCATGCCGCCGGCGTTGTAATCAGTAAGGCGTCGGTGGACGAGTATGTGCCTCTTTCCAGGGCGGCCGACGGCTCCATCACGACCCAGTTTACAATGACGACGCTGGAGGAGCTGGGACTGTTGAAGATGGACTTCCTGGGCCTGCGTACGCTGACGGTGATCCAGAATGCGGTCCGCCTGGCCGAGAGGACATGCAATAAGACCATCGACCTCTATCAGATTGATTATAATGATAAAAATGTGCTGAATTCCATCGGAACGGGAAAGAATGACGGCGTATTCCAGCTGGAGAGCTCCGGTATGAAGAGCTTCATGAAGGAGCTGAAACCGGAGAACCTGGAAGACATCATAGCCGGTATCTCCCTCTACCGTCCGGGTCCGATGGACTTTATCCCGAGATACTTAAAGGGAAAGAACGACAAGGAGTCCATCACCTACGAGTGTCCGCAGCTGGAACCGATTCTGGCGCCGACTTACGGCTGTATCGTATATCAGGAGCAGGTAATGCAGATCGTGCGGGATTTAGCCGGATATACGCTCGGACGAAGTGATCTGGTGCGGCGCGCCATGTCGAAGAAAAAAGGTTCCGTCATGGAGAAGGAACGCCAGAACTTTGTTTACGGCAATGAGGAGGAAGGCGTTAAGGGCTGTATTGCCAACGGAATCGACGAGAAGACGGCAAACCACATTTACGACGAGATGATCGACTTTGCAAAGTATGCATTTAACAAGTCGCATGCGGCGGCCTATGCGGTCGTCTCCTACCAGACCGCCTATCTGAAATATTATTATCCGGTTGAGTTTATGGCCGCCCTTATGACGTCGGTCAAGGACAACGTCTCCAAGGTGTCCGAGTACATCATGGCCTGCCGCCAGATGGGAATGAAGATTGTGCCTCCCGACATCAATGAGGGAGAGGGCGGCTTCTCCGTTTCCGGCGGTTCCATCCGCTACGGCCTGTCCGCGATCAAGAGCATCGGCCAGTCCGTTGTGGAGGAGATCGTGAGGGAGCGTGAGGAGAGAGGGTATTATAAGAGCCTGGAAGACTTTGTGGATCGGATGAGCAGCAAAGAGGTAAACAAGCGGACGCTGGAAAGCTTTATCAAGTCGGGCGCCATGGATTCGCTGCCCGGTACGAGAAAACAGAAATTCCTTGTTTCGGCCCAGCTTCTGGACCAGAAGAACAAGGAAAAGAAAAATTCCATGGAAGGGCAGATGTCCATGTTTGACATCGTGGCTGAGGAGGAAAAGGAAGATTTCCAGATTACGTTCCCGAATGTCGGGGAGTATACAAAGGAGGAACTTCTGGCATTTGAGAAGGAAATGCTGGGCGTTTACATCAGCGGCCATCCCATGGAGGCCTATATCAGCCTGTGGGAGAAGAATGTGACGGCCAAAACCTCCGACTTTATTGTGGATGAGGAGACCGGTGAGGCGGAAATCAGAGACGGGGCATTTGTGACCATCGGCGGCATGGTGACGGCCAAGACGGTAAAAACCACGAGAAATAATAAGATGATGGCTTTTGTGACGATAGAGGATCTGGCCGGAAGCGTGGAAGTCCTTGTGTTCCCGAGGGATTACGAAAAGAAACGGCAGTTCCTGGAGCAGGACGCCAAGATATTTATTACCGGCAAGGCGTCCATAGGCGATGATCCGGTAGGAAAGCTGATCTGCGAACAGGTAATCCCGTTTGACGCGGTCCCCAGGGAAGTGTGGCTCCAGTACCCCGACAAGGAAACGTACTTTTCCAGTGAGCAGGATCTCCTGAATATGCTCAGGGGATATGAGGGCAGCGACCAGGTGATTGTCTATCTGGGAAAGGAAAAAGCGAAAAAAGCGCTTCCGCGGAACTGGAATGTGGAGGCAAAGGAAGAGCTTTTGGCCGCTCTCCGGGAGAAGCTGGGGGAAAAGAATGTAAAGGTGATTGAGAAGACGATTGATAAGGCGGTAAGGAGATAG
- the pfkA gene encoding 6-phosphofructokinase, which translates to MTKEVKTIGVLTSGGDAPGMNACIRSVVRTAINKGMKVKGIMRGYAGLLQEEIVDMDGTSVADTIGRGGTILYTARCPEFTTAEGQKKGAEICKKHGIDGLVVIGGDGSYRGAGKLSALGVNTVGLPGTIDLDIACTDYTIGFDTAINTAMEAIDKVRDTSTSHERCSIIEVMGRHAGYIALWCGIANGAEDILLPERYDGNEQVLINRIIENRKRGKKHHIIINAEGIGHSASMARRIEAATGLETRATILGYMQRGGAPTCKDRVYASIMGAKAVELLAEGKTNRVVAYKHGEFVDFDIQEALNMTKDIPEDQYEISKLLVR; encoded by the coding sequence ATGACAAAAGAGGTAAAGACGATCGGTGTTTTAACCAGCGGTGGGGATGCGCCGGGAATGAATGCGTGTATCAGGTCGGTTGTGAGAACAGCTATCAACAAGGGAATGAAGGTAAAGGGCATTATGAGAGGTTATGCCGGACTGCTTCAGGAAGAGATTGTTGACATGGACGGTACAAGCGTAGCGGATACCATCGGACGCGGCGGCACGATTCTTTACACGGCACGATGTCCCGAGTTTACCACAGCCGAAGGACAGAAAAAGGGTGCTGAGATTTGCAAGAAACATGGAATCGACGGCCTGGTGGTAATCGGCGGCGACGGTTCTTACCGCGGCGCGGGAAAGCTTTCCGCCCTGGGTGTGAATACGGTAGGCCTTCCGGGAACCATCGATCTTGACATAGCCTGTACCGATTATACGATTGGTTTTGACACCGCAATTAACACGGCGATGGAAGCCATTGATAAAGTAAGGGATACATCCACGTCACATGAGCGATGCAGTATTATTGAAGTTATGGGACGTCATGCCGGTTATATCGCCCTCTGGTGCGGTATTGCCAACGGTGCGGAGGACATTCTTCTTCCGGAGCGTTATGATGGCAATGAACAGGTTCTGATTAACAGAATCATAGAGAACAGGAAACGCGGCAAGAAACACCACATTATTATCAATGCGGAGGGAATTGGCCATTCTGCTTCCATGGCAAGAAGAATTGAGGCTGCTACCGGGCTTGAGACGAGGGCCACAATCCTCGGATACATGCAGAGGGGCGGGGCGCCAACCTGTAAGGACAGGGTTTATGCATCCATCATGGGCGCCAAGGCGGTGGAACTTCTGGCAGAGGGAAAGACAAACCGGGTTGTAGCTTACAAGCACGGCGAATTTGTAGACTTTGATATTCAGGAAGCGCTGAATATGACGAAAGATATTCCGGAGGATCAGTACGAGATCAGCAAGCTCCTGGTGAGATAA
- a CDS encoding DUF6145 family protein yields the protein MEHTAGRNAEENIVLCGANSYVEKYYFNEQFAGLPEGVKEELRIMCVLFTEDVGGTMMLEFTPEGTLEFRVEAEETDYLFDEIGSGLKIRQYQREKRELLESLELYYKVFVLGMPADGLLDDTEETD from the coding sequence ATGGAACATACGGCAGGCCGGAACGCGGAGGAGAATATCGTTCTCTGTGGAGCCAACTCCTATGTGGAAAAATATTATTTTAATGAGCAGTTCGCAGGACTCCCGGAGGGAGTAAAAGAGGAACTGAGGATTATGTGCGTTCTTTTCACGGAAGATGTGGGAGGCACGATGATGCTTGAATTCACCCCGGAAGGGACACTGGAATTCCGGGTGGAGGCCGAGGAGACGGATTACCTTTTTGATGAGATAGGCAGCGGCTTAAAAATCAGGCAGTACCAAAGAGAGAAAAGGGAGCTTTTGGAATCGCTGGAGCTTTACTATAAGGTCTTTGTCCTCGGAATGCCGGCGGACGGGCTGCTTGACGATACAGAGGAAACGGATTAA
- the dusB gene encoding tRNA dihydrouridine synthase DusB has translation MKLKIGNVELENNVTLAPMAGVTDLPFRLLCKEQGCGLMCTEMVSAKALLYNNRNTKPILEMREEERPIAVQLFGSDPGIMSDMALRLEEGPYDIIDVNMGCPVPKIVNNGEGSALMKNPKLAEEILTAMVKKLHKPVTVKFRKGFNDDCVNAVEFARMAESCGVAAVAVHGRTREQYYSGKADWDIIRQVKAAVKIPVIGNGDIFTPEDAGRMMEGTGCDGIMVARGAKGNPWLFRRINHYLDTGELLPPPTKEELKATIIRHGKLQTGYKGEEIAMREMRKHVAWYTAGYPNSSSLRNDINKVSTMEELIALIEERI, from the coding sequence ATGAAGTTAAAAATAGGAAATGTAGAGCTGGAGAATAATGTGACGCTGGCTCCGATGGCCGGTGTGACGGACCTTCCGTTCCGTCTGCTGTGCAAGGAGCAGGGATGCGGCCTGATGTGCACGGAGATGGTCAGCGCCAAAGCGCTTCTTTATAATAATAGAAATACGAAGCCGATCCTTGAGATGAGGGAGGAAGAACGTCCGATTGCAGTCCAGCTGTTCGGTTCCGATCCCGGCATCATGAGCGATATGGCGCTGAGGCTGGAAGAGGGACCGTATGATATCATCGACGTCAATATGGGCTGCCCGGTCCCGAAGATTGTGAATAATGGAGAGGGTTCGGCTCTGATGAAGAATCCGAAGCTGGCGGAGGAGATACTCACGGCAATGGTAAAGAAACTGCACAAGCCCGTAACGGTCAAGTTCCGCAAGGGATTTAACGACGACTGCGTCAATGCGGTAGAATTTGCAAGGATGGCGGAGAGCTGCGGAGTGGCTGCGGTCGCCGTCCACGGCAGGACGAGGGAACAGTACTATTCCGGAAAAGCGGACTGGGACATCATCCGGCAGGTCAAAGCGGCAGTGAAAATACCGGTAATTGGAAACGGGGATATTTTCACTCCTGAAGATGCCGGACGTATGATGGAAGGGACCGGCTGCGACGGAATCATGGTAGCCAGAGGAGCCAAGGGAAATCCATGGCTGTTCAGGCGCATTAACCACTATCTCGACACGGGAGAGCTTCTGCCGCCTCCGACTAAGGAGGAGCTGAAGGCCACAATCATCCGGCACGGAAAACTGCAGACGGGATACAAGGGTGAAGAGATTGCAATGCGGGAAATGCGTAAGCATGTGGCGTGGTATACGGCGGGTTATCCGAATTCGTCTTCGCTGAGAAATGATATTAACAAGGTCAGTACGATGGAGGAATTAATCGCCCTGATCGAAGAACGGATTTAA
- the greA gene encoding transcription elongation factor GreA, translated as MAEKKNILTYAGLKQYEDELQDLKVNKRREIAQKIKEAREQGDLSENAEYDAAKDEQRDIEARIEALEKLLKNAEVVVEDEIDLDKISVGCKVKLLDVEEDEEMEFKIVGSTEANSLQNKISNESPVGHALLGKKQGETVKVETQAGMIHYKILEIQRVS; from the coding sequence ATGGCAGAGAAGAAAAATATTTTAACGTATGCAGGTCTCAAGCAGTATGAGGATGAACTGCAGGATCTGAAGGTGAATAAACGTAGAGAGATCGCCCAGAAAATCAAGGAAGCAAGAGAGCAGGGAGATTTATCCGAGAATGCAGAGTACGACGCAGCGAAAGATGAGCAGAGAGACATCGAGGCCAGGATCGAGGCCCTTGAGAAACTTCTTAAGAATGCGGAAGTCGTTGTGGAAGATGAGATCGATCTTGACAAGATCAGCGTTGGCTGTAAAGTAAAACTTCTGGATGTGGAAGAGGATGAGGAGATGGAGTTCAAGATCGTCGGTTCCACAGAGGCAAACAGCCTTCAGAACAAGATTTCCAACGAGTCTCCCGTAGGCCATGCACTGCTTGGTAAGAAACAGGGCGAGACGGTAAAGGTAGAAACACAGGCAGGAATGATTCACTATAAAATCCTGGAAATCCAGAGAGTATCATAA